The following are from one region of the Vibrio parahaemolyticus genome:
- a CDS encoding methyl-accepting chemotaxis protein yields MSEKEYDYPASYSLVSITDPSSYIKYASAHFNEVAGFEEGELIGKPHNVVRHPDMPKQAFKDLWSHLKAGKHWMGMVKNRRKNGGYYWVDAFASPIKYNGEIVEYQSVRFKPERIYVKRAEKAYAKLRNDKKPLQLYLPRTRLWMRAAFFLFISNFLGLLLLEMNQSPMVAFSAAALLSALSIYMLTRPIEKLAKQARQDFNNPLMEYIYCGKVNDLAEIELAMKMRKQFANALLGRVGVSVKDSCEETKTNADSAADNSERVTENLSAQKIEIDSVATAVNEMQASSSEISHNAQATADATLKAQNTMTDSRNVIDNVNHSVLDLVGELGEISKVVMRLNQQTDQIGTVIEVINGIAEQTNLLALNAAIEAARAGEQGRGFAVVADEVRTLAKRTQESTTEIKSAIESIQHGSKSAVSALEKGNEMSTGTVTLLGTALESIQQLESLIQDVVERNQQIAVAIEEQVYVTDEINENIQSLNLKYSESYDLMTETNQMNSRVQNCTNELSDMIKKFA; encoded by the coding sequence ATGAGTGAAAAGGAATACGATTATCCTGCGAGCTACAGTCTCGTTTCCATAACCGACCCATCAAGTTACATCAAATATGCCAGTGCGCATTTTAATGAAGTTGCTGGCTTTGAAGAAGGAGAGTTGATAGGAAAACCACATAACGTTGTTCGCCATCCAGATATGCCTAAACAGGCATTTAAAGACCTCTGGTCTCATCTCAAAGCTGGGAAACATTGGATGGGAATGGTGAAAAACAGACGAAAAAATGGAGGATATTACTGGGTGGATGCGTTTGCATCGCCAATCAAATACAACGGTGAAATTGTTGAATACCAATCTGTCCGTTTTAAACCAGAACGTATTTATGTCAAACGCGCAGAGAAAGCTTACGCGAAACTGCGAAATGATAAAAAACCGCTTCAACTTTACCTACCTCGAACACGTCTTTGGATGAGAGCTGCCTTTTTCCTTTTTATTTCGAACTTTTTGGGCTTGTTACTTCTAGAGATGAATCAATCACCAATGGTGGCTTTCAGCGCAGCAGCGTTACTTTCGGCATTATCCATCTACATGTTGACCAGACCAATTGAGAAGCTGGCTAAACAAGCAAGACAGGATTTCAATAACCCGTTGATGGAGTACATATACTGCGGGAAAGTGAATGATCTTGCAGAAATCGAACTGGCTATGAAAATGAGGAAGCAGTTCGCGAACGCCTTGTTAGGCAGAGTAGGAGTTTCAGTAAAAGATTCCTGTGAAGAGACGAAAACGAATGCCGATAGCGCGGCGGATAACAGTGAGCGCGTTACTGAAAACCTAAGCGCGCAAAAAATCGAAATTGATTCTGTTGCAACCGCAGTGAATGAGATGCAAGCCTCGTCTTCCGAGATATCTCATAATGCTCAAGCAACCGCAGATGCGACGCTGAAAGCGCAAAACACCATGACTGATAGCCGCAATGTTATCGATAACGTTAACCATTCCGTTCTCGACCTTGTTGGCGAGTTGGGTGAGATTTCGAAAGTGGTGATGCGTTTGAATCAACAAACGGATCAAATAGGGACGGTTATTGAGGTGATTAATGGCATTGCCGAACAAACCAATCTTCTGGCATTGAATGCTGCGATAGAAGCGGCAAGGGCAGGCGAGCAAGGTCGTGGTTTTGCGGTAGTCGCGGATGAAGTGAGAACGCTTGCCAAACGAACTCAAGAGTCCACAACAGAGATCAAATCTGCGATTGAGAGCATTCAACATGGCAGTAAGTCTGCGGTTTCTGCGTTGGAGAAAGGCAACGAGATGTCTACAGGGACGGTGACTTTGCTTGGAACGGCGCTTGAGAGCATTCAGCAACTAGAGTCGTTGATCCAAGATGTTGTAGAAAGAAATCAACAGATAGCTGTCGCCATCGAAGAGCAGGTCTACGTCACGGATGAAATCAATGAGAACATCCAATCGCTCAATTTGAAATACAGCGAGTCGTATGATCTGATGACAGAAACCAACCAGATGAACAGCAGAGTGCAAAACTGTACGAATGAACTCTCTGACATGATAAAAAAATTCGCATAA
- a CDS encoding LysR family transcriptional regulator gives MSKAIDLNLINTFIVVTECLSYTKAADKLGVTQPAISASIKRLERTTNTKLFTKRGRNIELTSTAQKWLPQLQQALSVIDSVITQPAPYNVYCSNIYPAQQSKLENVFFHESTLSENHLFSLLYSNEADLLLGDIESREASIIVEDVCREPCVVICRNGHPRIDYHISTEMLSDEKHCVLASKWSFDTEFEKHLGLIVKSNNIDSIASNYLGILTHVAQSDCIGVIPLSLAKKWGKTFNIKHFASPFGACFIQYQIAYHQRKVNCKRHGAMRALIKSKVLEDQQRII, from the coding sequence ATGTCCAAAGCCATTGACCTAAACTTAATCAATACATTTATTGTGGTGACCGAGTGCCTTTCTTATACGAAAGCGGCGGATAAATTAGGTGTAACTCAGCCAGCGATAAGTGCTTCCATTAAACGGCTAGAGCGCACAACAAACACAAAGTTATTTACGAAACGAGGGCGAAATATTGAGCTAACCAGCACGGCCCAGAAATGGCTACCTCAACTACAACAAGCGCTGAGTGTAATCGATAGCGTGATCACCCAACCTGCTCCCTACAATGTTTACTGTTCAAATATCTATCCGGCTCAGCAATCCAAGCTTGAAAATGTCTTTTTTCATGAGTCAACATTAAGTGAAAACCATTTATTCTCTCTGCTTTACAGCAATGAAGCGGATTTACTACTGGGAGATATTGAAAGCAGAGAAGCGTCAATTATAGTGGAAGACGTTTGTCGAGAGCCTTGTGTTGTTATATGTCGAAACGGTCACCCAAGGATTGACTATCACATCTCCACCGAGATGTTAAGCGACGAAAAACATTGCGTACTTGCCAGTAAATGGAGTTTTGATACTGAGTTTGAAAAACATTTGGGCTTAATCGTCAAATCAAACAATATCGATTCTATCGCATCTAACTATTTGGGTATTCTCACCCACGTAGCTCAAAGCGACTGTATCGGAGTCATTCCGCTATCTTTGGCAAAGAAATGGGGAAAAACCTTTAATATTAAGCATTTTGCTTCCCCTTTTGGCGCTTGCTTTATTCAATATCAAATCGCATACCACCAACGAAAAGTGAACTGTAAAAGGCATGGAGCGATGCGAGCGTTGATAAAATCTAAAGTATTAGAAGATCAACAACGTATCATTTAA
- a CDS encoding arylsulfatase translates to MDILKTTVTITGALAPCLVAAGTVDRTKLPIPDIEPQTYTQLDVRDVQRPEPTRRIAAPKDAPNVLVILLDDVGFSQSSLFGGAVDMPTLDALAKQGLIYNQFHTTGVSSATRTALLTGRNHHQNNMGSIAETSTAFPGNTSVRPNYIAALPKILKYNGYSTAMFGKNHEIPAWETGPAGNQTLWPSEVGFDKFYGFFGGETDQFQPVLIDGNTRIKTPRKKNYHFTADMTDQTIKWLNLQHSYNADQPFFAYYAPGAAHAPHQAPREWIDKFKGKFSMGWDRLRQESFERQKKLGIIPQDTVLPPMPDFVPRWDSLSSDEKRVFERQMEVYAGFLAHTDHEIGRVIDTLKKNGEFDNTLIFYIVGDNGASAEGNRNGSFNSLAFYNLITEDPNRVLENIDKLGGPDSFPHYASGWAVAGDSPFTWTKGMSSDFGGTRNGMVVSWPAGIDNKGQPLRDQWSHVVDIAPTVLEAANLPVPKEVDGVEQIPMAGVSFTNTFKETKAQTRHKPQYFELGGNRAIYHEGWLARVTHWALTEGSTKFRDLQDDKWELYDTTKDFSLANDLAKSNPQKLEELKKLFDKEAEKNHVYPIDDRTMERVNAEIAGRPDALFGKKSLTLYEGARGIPENSFLNIKNKSFDIVADISTDNASKTNGVIIAQGGNFGGWTLYVKNGVPTFEYNWLTYEYTKVSGSKLKEGKNEIKVAFRYDENGQGGKGNAAGRGKGGNVYLYVNDKLVEKKLIPNTNSRLFSLDDGVGIGEDEGGAVSKDYQAPFEFNQKIEQVTTSIVQ, encoded by the coding sequence ATGGATATTTTGAAAACAACGGTGACCATCACCGGAGCGCTCGCTCCGTGTTTGGTTGCGGCAGGAACGGTAGATAGAACAAAGCTCCCAATTCCTGACATTGAGCCCCAAACTTACACTCAACTCGACGTGCGAGATGTTCAGCGCCCCGAACCAACTCGCCGAATAGCGGCACCAAAAGATGCACCTAACGTGCTTGTTATCTTGTTAGATGACGTCGGTTTTAGTCAGTCATCCCTTTTCGGTGGCGCAGTTGATATGCCGACACTTGATGCGTTAGCTAAACAAGGTCTTATCTATAACCAATTCCATACAACCGGCGTAAGCTCTGCAACTCGAACTGCCTTGCTTACTGGCCGCAATCATCACCAAAATAATATGGGTTCAATTGCGGAAACATCGACGGCTTTCCCTGGCAATACAAGCGTTCGACCAAACTACATCGCTGCCCTACCAAAAATTTTGAAATATAACGGTTACAGCACGGCAATGTTTGGTAAAAACCACGAAATTCCAGCTTGGGAGACAGGGCCCGCAGGTAACCAAACGCTTTGGCCTTCTGAAGTGGGTTTCGACAAATTCTACGGCTTCTTCGGTGGTGAAACCGACCAGTTCCAACCCGTGTTGATTGACGGTAATACGCGCATTAAAACGCCGCGTAAAAAGAACTATCACTTCACAGCAGATATGACCGACCAAACTATTAAATGGTTGAACCTGCAGCACAGCTACAATGCTGACCAACCGTTCTTCGCTTACTACGCTCCGGGTGCCGCACACGCGCCTCATCAGGCCCCAAGAGAATGGATTGATAAGTTCAAAGGCAAGTTCTCAATGGGCTGGGACAGACTAAGACAAGAGTCGTTTGAACGTCAGAAGAAGTTAGGCATTATTCCACAAGATACGGTTTTGCCACCAATGCCAGACTTTGTGCCTCGTTGGGATTCTCTCTCATCTGATGAAAAACGTGTCTTCGAACGCCAAATGGAAGTTTATGCAGGCTTCTTAGCACACACTGACCATGAGATCGGTCGAGTCATCGACACACTCAAGAAAAATGGTGAATTCGATAATACCTTAATCTTCTACATTGTCGGCGATAACGGTGCGAGCGCAGAAGGCAACCGTAACGGTAGCTTCAACTCACTGGCGTTCTATAACCTCATCACGGAAGATCCTAACCGCGTGCTAGAAAACATCGATAAGCTAGGCGGGCCCGATAGTTTCCCACACTACGCTTCAGGCTGGGCCGTAGCGGGTGACTCTCCATTTACTTGGACGAAGGGAATGTCTTCAGACTTTGGTGGCACTCGAAATGGTATGGTCGTGAGTTGGCCTGCGGGAATCGATAACAAAGGCCAGCCTTTGCGCGATCAATGGTCTCATGTTGTAGATATTGCTCCGACAGTACTAGAAGCCGCTAATTTACCAGTTCCAAAAGAAGTCGATGGTGTTGAGCAAATCCCGATGGCAGGCGTGAGCTTCACTAATACATTTAAGGAAACAAAAGCACAAACACGACACAAACCTCAATATTTCGAACTGGGAGGTAACCGTGCCATCTATCACGAAGGATGGCTAGCGCGTGTTACTCACTGGGCTTTAACTGAGGGGTCAACTAAGTTTAGAGACCTACAAGATGATAAATGGGAATTGTACGACACAACGAAAGATTTCTCTTTAGCCAACGACTTAGCAAAATCTAACCCTCAAAAGCTTGAGGAGCTGAAGAAGCTATTCGATAAAGAAGCAGAGAAAAACCATGTCTACCCTATCGATGATCGCACAATGGAACGTGTGAACGCAGAAATTGCGGGCCGACCTGATGCTCTGTTTGGTAAGAAGAGCCTAACGCTTTATGAAGGTGCGAGAGGCATCCCTGAAAACTCCTTCTTAAATATCAAAAATAAATCGTTTGATATTGTTGCGGACATTTCAACAGACAATGCGTCAAAGACTAACGGTGTGATTATCGCGCAAGGCGGTAACTTCGGTGGTTGGACGTTATATGTGAAAAACGGCGTCCCAACCTTCGAATATAACTGGTTAACCTACGAGTACACTAAAGTCTCTGGTTCTAAACTAAAAGAAGGCAAGAACGAGATTAAAGTGGCATTCCGTTACGACGAGAACGGCCAAGGTGGTAAAGGTAACGCCGCTGGCAGAGGTAAAGGCGGTAACGTTTATCTCTACGTGAACGATAAGCTTGTTGAGAAGAAACTTATCCCTAACACAAACAGCCGCTTGTTCTCGCTCGACGATGGCGTGGGTATTGGTGAAGATGAAGGTGGCGCGGTGAGTAAAGACTACCAAGCACCATTCGAGTTCAATCAAAAAATTGAACAAGTCACAACCTCTATCGTTCAATAG
- a CDS encoding anaerobic sulfatase maturase has product MAGLHTTVKVVGSKCNYDCQYCFYLEKDLLLKSKKSMNIETLENYIKNYISSQDTPIVEFAWHGGEPTLIGIDFFEKAVEFQKQYANGKLIKNTIQTNGSKLNSDWCRFFRENNFLVGLSLDGPEWLQEKYRTKQGKSAFKESFSALKLLQKMNVEYNVLACVTKEYCKHAEAIYSFFRKNKVKHIQFSPLVESSPSQTEQARGQHFGSNLIFSTDKRHTVPQKYEPIAWSVDAKEYGRFLTDVFHLWVSQDVGKVFISNFEQALTQYLGNPSPNCIHAKKCGSSYAVEANGDVYFCDHIAYPESKLGNVFETSLHEMSLNHELQFNKESRLSMRCKQCQYLSLCNGGCPKHRYLSDTGEYENVLCDGYFYFFSSVQKYLQAMTTILAHGYPASYVMQALDGPLILTPSNKR; this is encoded by the coding sequence ATGGCTGGTTTACATACTACAGTGAAAGTTGTTGGCTCAAAATGCAACTATGATTGTCAATATTGTTTTTATTTAGAGAAGGACCTGCTCTTAAAATCTAAAAAATCAATGAATATAGAAACGCTAGAGAATTATATTAAAAATTATATTTCTAGCCAAGATACGCCTATTGTCGAGTTCGCATGGCACGGTGGAGAACCTACATTGATAGGCATTGATTTTTTTGAAAAGGCTGTTGAGTTTCAAAAGCAATACGCTAACGGAAAATTAATAAAGAACACAATTCAAACCAATGGCTCTAAATTAAACAGTGATTGGTGCCGATTCTTTCGAGAAAATAACTTCTTGGTTGGATTAAGTTTAGATGGGCCTGAGTGGCTTCAAGAAAAATACCGAACCAAACAAGGAAAAAGTGCTTTTAAAGAAAGCTTTTCTGCATTAAAGCTTCTACAAAAAATGAACGTTGAATACAACGTTTTGGCATGTGTGACCAAAGAGTATTGCAAACATGCTGAGGCTATCTATTCATTTTTCCGAAAGAATAAGGTGAAACATATTCAGTTCTCACCTCTTGTCGAATCTTCCCCGTCACAAACAGAGCAAGCTCGTGGCCAGCACTTTGGTAGCAATCTGATTTTCTCGACAGACAAACGCCATACAGTTCCTCAGAAATACGAACCTATCGCTTGGTCTGTTGATGCCAAAGAATACGGACGTTTTCTCACCGACGTATTTCATCTTTGGGTTTCTCAAGATGTGGGAAAAGTCTTCATTTCGAACTTCGAACAGGCATTAACACAATACCTTGGCAACCCCTCTCCAAACTGTATTCATGCAAAAAAATGCGGCTCGTCTTATGCCGTTGAAGCAAATGGTGACGTTTATTTCTGTGACCATATCGCCTACCCGGAGTCGAAACTCGGCAATGTATTCGAAACATCGTTACACGAGATGTCGTTGAATCACGAACTTCAGTTCAATAAAGAATCCCGCTTATCTATGCGATGTAAACAGTGCCAGTACTTGTCTCTCTGCAACGGCGGTTGCCCAAAACATCGCTATCTCTCCGACACTGGTGAGTATGAAAACGTCCTTTGTGATGGTTATTTCTATTTTTTCAGCTCAGTACAAAAGTATTTGCAAGCAATGACGACGATCTTAGCTCATGGCTATCCAGCAAGCTATGTCATGCAAGCATTAGACGGCCCTTTAATCCTAACACCCTCTAATAAAAGGTAA
- a CDS encoding LysR family transcriptional regulator, whose protein sequence is MIFNYNLLKPLALLLETKSITATANQMSTSASAVSRTLRSLREIFQDELLTRKNGRMELTPKAISIRAKLNNIIHYIDELTEDMSFEPSTSDIKINIAMNSYIAYWLAPEIIQYFSENAPNIELTIEDWNELTPDRINNHLVHFGIHYFPLNLNKNLVQRKVGKDMSVMVCRKDHPINNESISLETIASYPLAIHLQKHWNERQDKLSRLLLSHGIDFKVKLKTTHINVIINAVETTDLLFPCSIYIAEQLGEKFSYITSSDEVFLPLQEKEFGFIYDKAYKNDPMIVWLHSTISKLMNDFLDVYNKKFDNRYEKSR, encoded by the coding sequence ATGATATTTAACTATAACTTACTGAAACCGTTGGCGTTGCTGTTGGAAACAAAAAGTATCACAGCAACAGCAAACCAAATGTCGACAAGTGCTTCTGCGGTGAGCCGAACTCTAAGAAGCTTAAGGGAAATATTTCAGGATGAATTACTTACCAGAAAAAACGGCAGGATGGAGCTAACGCCAAAAGCAATCTCCATACGTGCCAAACTCAATAATATTATTCATTATATTGATGAATTAACTGAGGATATGTCTTTTGAACCATCGACATCAGATATAAAAATCAATATAGCGATGAATAGTTACATCGCATATTGGCTAGCCCCAGAAATAATTCAATACTTTTCAGAGAACGCGCCGAATATAGAATTAACCATTGAAGATTGGAATGAGTTAACGCCAGATCGAATTAATAATCATCTCGTTCATTTTGGAATTCATTATTTTCCATTAAATTTAAATAAAAACTTGGTCCAAAGAAAAGTCGGAAAAGATATGTCGGTTATGGTCTGTAGAAAAGATCATCCAATTAATAACGAGTCAATATCCTTGGAGACAATCGCGTCTTATCCTCTGGCTATCCACTTGCAAAAGCATTGGAATGAGCGGCAAGATAAACTCTCAAGATTGCTGTTGAGTCACGGTATTGACTTCAAAGTAAAACTTAAAACGACGCATATCAATGTCATTATTAATGCCGTTGAGACGACAGACTTATTGTTTCCTTGTTCAATCTACATAGCAGAACAGTTGGGTGAAAAATTTAGCTACATTACTTCGAGCGATGAGGTGTTTCTACCGCTGCAAGAAAAAGAGTTTGGCTTTATATACGACAAGGCCTACAAAAACGATCCTATGATTGTGTGGTTACACAGTACCATTTCTAAGCTGATGAATGACTTTCTAGATGTGTATAACAAGAAGTTTGACAATAGATACGAAAAAAGCCGTTGA
- a CDS encoding MaoC family dehydratase: MKVTNLFKDKVDAISAHQSEFMNWMSPTLRDYWSDFLGKAQNSFLFSNVRDHNQPAVNEEVAPQPAPIVLQPEAQKLYDELSGKIGEVIHTGDWVHVSQERINQFGAVTEDMQWIHTDPERASVESPFKTTIAHGFLTLALLPKLTDSVDADKPLFPTAKLVVNLGLNQVRFPYPVKAGNNVRAVSTLTKVTPIKKGLEIEREIKVEIEGVRRPGAVVVSVIQLHF, encoded by the coding sequence ATGAAGGTCACAAATCTATTTAAAGACAAAGTTGATGCGATTTCTGCTCATCAATCCGAGTTTATGAATTGGATGTCTCCAACGCTACGCGATTACTGGAGTGACTTTTTGGGTAAGGCACAAAACAGCTTTTTGTTTTCTAATGTGCGCGACCATAATCAGCCTGCAGTAAATGAAGAAGTGGCTCCTCAACCTGCGCCGATTGTTCTTCAGCCAGAAGCTCAAAAACTGTATGACGAGCTAAGCGGTAAGATCGGTGAAGTGATCCATACGGGTGACTGGGTTCATGTATCTCAAGAGCGTATCAATCAATTTGGTGCGGTAACAGAAGATATGCAATGGATTCATACTGACCCAGAGCGTGCATCTGTTGAATCACCTTTTAAAACAACCATTGCGCATGGTTTCCTGACGTTGGCTCTACTGCCAAAACTGACGGACTCAGTTGATGCGGATAAACCATTATTTCCGACAGCGAAATTGGTTGTGAATCTAGGTTTGAACCAAGTGCGTTTTCCTTACCCAGTTAAAGCTGGTAACAACGTGCGTGCAGTAAGTACACTAACTAAAGTAACGCCTATCAAAAAAGGTTTAGAGATCGAGCGTGAAATCAAAGTGGAAATTGAAGGCGTAAGACGCCCAGGTGCGGTAGTGGTATCTGTGATTCAATTGCACTTCTAA
- a CDS encoding phosphate ABC transporter substrate-binding protein yields MLRFTVATLLAMAVSLPSAMAKEVNISGSTSVARVMDVLAEEYNKTHPDNYIAVQGIGSSAGITMVNKGVVKLGMSSRYLTESEKGEDLNVFPIAYDGLAVVVNRTNSVTNLSAQQLFDIYKGEIKNWKEVGGADQPIAVVTREASSGSRYSFESLLGLTKIINDRLVSDISPNNLVVNSNSMVKTIVNHNTRAIGFISVGSVDLSVKAIQFNGIEPTAANIANHKYKLARPFLVLYKVDSLDQAGKDFVAFLKSEAGQKTIADYGYIPVKNFNQ; encoded by the coding sequence ATGTTACGTTTTACTGTGGCAACTTTACTAGCCATGGCTGTCTCCCTTCCTTCTGCTATGGCGAAAGAAGTCAACATTTCAGGTTCAACTTCCGTTGCTCGCGTGATGGACGTACTCGCCGAAGAATACAATAAGACACACCCAGATAATTACATCGCTGTACAGGGCATTGGTTCTAGTGCGGGGATCACCATGGTGAACAAAGGTGTCGTGAAACTTGGTATGAGCTCTCGCTATCTGACAGAAAGCGAAAAAGGCGAAGACTTGAATGTGTTTCCAATTGCTTACGATGGCCTTGCCGTTGTTGTGAACCGTACAAACTCTGTGACTAACCTTTCAGCACAACAACTGTTTGACATCTACAAAGGCGAAATCAAAAACTGGAAAGAAGTCGGCGGCGCGGATCAACCGATAGCAGTTGTCACACGAGAAGCATCTTCTGGCTCGCGCTACAGCTTTGAAAGTTTGTTGGGTCTCACCAAAATCATTAACGACCGTCTGGTTTCTGATATCAGCCCAAACAACTTAGTTGTAAACAGCAACAGCATGGTTAAAACCATTGTGAACCATAACACACGTGCGATTGGTTTTATTTCGGTGGGGTCTGTAGACCTTTCTGTGAAGGCGATTCAGTTTAACGGGATTGAACCAACAGCAGCGAACATCGCAAATCACAAATACAAACTGGCTCGACCATTCTTGGTGCTTTACAAAGTCGACTCGCTAGATCAAGCCGGCAAAGACTTTGTCGCGTTCCTAAAATCGGAAGCGGGACAAAAAACCATTGCTGACTACGGGTACATACCAGTTAAAAACTTTAACCAGTAA
- a CDS encoding DUF3024 domain-containing protein: MSVSQMATSRLYKLVQILCSARNANLPVEQGKCLYEPIENGVELHHAHFLLDSQHSEYTSPIAKILFDSQTQLWRFYVPASRSEEIRWIPYKKLPHSHTLEDLLAELESDPQACFWE; this comes from the coding sequence ATGTCTGTTTCTCAAATGGCAACCAGCCGCTTATATAAACTGGTTCAGATTCTTTGTTCGGCGCGCAATGCGAATTTGCCGGTAGAGCAAGGAAAATGTCTTTATGAGCCAATTGAAAACGGCGTTGAACTTCACCATGCGCATTTCTTGCTAGATTCACAACACAGTGAATACACCTCGCCAATTGCAAAAATTCTATTTGATTCTCAGACTCAGCTTTGGCGCTTTTATGTTCCCGCCTCTCGCTCAGAAGAAATTCGATGGATTCCTTACAAAAAGTTGCCGCATAGTCACACGCTTGAAGATCTCCTTGCCGAACTTGAAAGCGATCCTCAAGCGTGTTTTTGGGAGTAG
- a CDS encoding helix-turn-helix transcriptional regulator, with product MPNIEIIRFNHFTARKSERYTATHNGLYVVEEGALVVHQPNGEQFELQAGDFTLYNSSDLRSAEAIPGENGFKAVALVFDISLFCEFKKAHPGLHSEAEHRRFYPFSPESNSEITQLKNTLLVLASRNAPDYTQSHIAMALLSLMVEVQPDILSIIDDASSLTASQKAIKYIEKNIEKDITLEGLAAHMSMSIATLKRRLAAENLSFSQILKVKRINYAATQLRVSQKSITEIAFESGFKSAAHFSTAFKSIYNITPKDFRNQVVRG from the coding sequence ATGCCGAACATTGAGATCATTCGCTTTAACCACTTCACTGCTCGCAAAAGTGAACGTTACACCGCCACCCATAACGGCTTATATGTCGTAGAAGAAGGCGCATTAGTCGTCCACCAGCCAAATGGCGAACAATTTGAACTACAAGCTGGCGACTTTACCCTATACAACTCTTCTGACTTAAGAAGTGCAGAAGCCATACCTGGCGAGAATGGTTTTAAAGCTGTAGCGCTAGTCTTTGACATCAGCCTATTTTGCGAGTTTAAGAAAGCACACCCAGGATTGCATTCAGAAGCAGAACACCGACGCTTCTACCCTTTCTCGCCAGAATCCAATTCAGAAATCACACAGCTTAAGAATACGTTATTGGTCTTAGCCAGTCGCAATGCTCCTGATTACACTCAGAGCCACATCGCAATGGCGCTACTTTCTCTTATGGTGGAAGTTCAGCCCGACATTCTTTCGATCATTGACGATGCAAGCAGCCTAACAGCGTCTCAAAAGGCCATTAAGTACATCGAAAAGAACATTGAGAAGGATATAACGTTAGAAGGCCTAGCGGCGCACATGAGCATGTCTATTGCGACGTTAAAACGCCGCCTTGCGGCTGAAAACCTTTCTTTTTCTCAGATATTAAAAGTAAAACGTATTAACTACGCGGCAACACAACTGCGCGTTTCACAAAAATCGATAACAGAAATCGCATTTGAATCTGGATTTAAGAGCGCTGCTCACTTTAGTACCGCGTTTAAATCCATTTACAACATCACCCCTAAAGACTTTCGTAATCAGGTAGTAAGAGGTTAA